One window of Ziziphus jujuba cultivar Dongzao chromosome 5, ASM3175591v1 genomic DNA carries:
- the LOC107435840 gene encoding protein SMALL AUXIN UP-REGULATED RNA 51 has protein sequence MAIRKSNKQTAVLKQILKRCSSLGKKQQHYDEQGLPLDVPKGHFVVYVGENRSRYIVPISFLTRPEFQILLQQAEEEFGFDHDMGLTIPCEEDVFQSLTSMLR, from the coding sequence ATGGCTATCAGAAAATCAAACAAACAGACGGCTGTGCTGAAGCAAATCCTCAAGAGGTGCTCGAGTTTGGGGAAGAAACAGCAACACTATGATGAACAAGGTCTTCCATTGGACGTGCCAAAGGGACATTTTGTGGTATATGTTGGAGAAAACAGGAGCAGATACATTGTGCCGATCTCTTTCTTGACACGCCCTGAGTTCCAAATCTTGCTTCAACAAGCAGAGGAAGAATTCGGCTTTGATCATGATATGGGTCTCACTATTCCTTGTGAGGAAGATGTCTTTCAATCTCTGACATCCATGCTCAGATGA
- the LOC107435842 gene encoding filament-like plant protein 4 isoform X2: MDRRSWPWKKKSSDKAAAEKAAAAADAAAASLASARPQGEDNYKKPNYVQISVEQYSLLTHLENQVKTYEEQVQTLDDQIKDLNEKLSAANSEMTTKDNLVKQHAKVAEEAVSGWEKAEAEAIALKNHLESVTLSKLTVEDRASHLDGALKECMRQIRNLKEEHEQKLQEVVLTKTKQCDKIKLELETKIANLDQELLRSAAENASLARSLQERSNMLIKISEEKSQAEAEIEHLKGNIESCEREINSLKYELHVVSKELEIRNEEKNMCMRSAEAANKQHMEGVKKITKLEAECQRLRGLVRKKLPGPAALAQMKLEVESLGRDYGETRLRRSPVKPSSPHMSPVTEFSLENVQKYQKENEFLTERLLATEEETKMLKEALAKRNSELQTSRSMCAKTASKLQSLEAQLQISNQQKSSPKSVVQITTEGSFSQNASNPPSLTSMSEDGNDDDRSCAESWATALISELSQFKKEKNNDKSNKAENPNHLNLMDDFLEMEKLACLSSDSNGAISMSDSPNGKISERVDHDASELATSKDIQSEQKCDSNELVNDQPSSNVKLSELSPGSDAEQPPLMKLRSRISNLLESMSKDTNMGQILEDIKHAVEETNDTLNQQTINCIPEDFHCSDAKCDRQANPEDAGLTSEKEIALSQPTKDTLHIISEDLMAAISQIHDFVLFLGKEAMGVHDMSLDGSGLSQKIEQFSATFNKVICSNLSLIDFVLDLSHVLAKACELRFNVLGFKGTDAETNSPDCIDKIALPENKVVQKDSSSERLQNGCAHIANPTSDIDVPDDGNIVSGYDSSATSCKFSLEEFEQLKTEKDNLTMDLARCTENLEMTKSQLQETEQLLAEAKSQLASANRSNSLSETQLKCMAESYRSLETRAHELDTELNLLRVKTETVENELEEEKRNHQDALARCKELQEQLQRNESCSVCSSADNELKTKQEKELAAAAEKLAECQETIFLLGKQLKSFRPQPEFMGSPFSERSHRDESFPEDEPTTSGMNLQESEQTEMESGVSANAYRVGAESPMDLYNSPCSPSDADANLLRSPVNSKNPKHRTTKSVSSSSSSAPSSEKHQRGFSRFFSSKAKNGH; the protein is encoded by the exons ATGGATCGAAGGAGTTGGCCATGGAAGAAAAAATCATCTGACAAGGCTGCAGCAGAGAAAGCAGCTGCTGCAGCTGATGCGGCTGCTGCTTCTTTGGCTTCAGCTCGACCGCAGGGCGAG GATAActacaaaaaaccaaattatGTCCAAATCTCTGTGGAGCAATATTCACTTCTGACTCATCTGGAGAACCAGGTGAAGACGTATGAGGAACAGGTTCAAACTCTGGATGATCAGATAAAGGATTTGAATGAAAAGCTGTCAGCAGCCAATTCAGAGATGACTACAAAGGATAATCTGGTGAAACAGCATGCTAAGGTTGCTGAAGAAGCTGTTTCAG GTTGGGAAAAGGCTGAAGCAGAAGCTATTGCATTAAAAAATCATCTAGAATCTGTCACGCTTTCGAAGCTTACAGTTGAAGATCGAGCATCACATTTAGATGGTGCTCTAAAAGAGTGCATGCGACAAATACGAAATCTGAAGGAAGAACATGAACAGAAATTGCAAGAAGTAGTTCTTACCAAAACCAAACAGTGTGACAAGATAAAGCTTGAGCTGGAAACAAAGATAGCTAATTTAGACCAAGAACTCCTAAGATCTGCTGCTGAAAATGCTTCTCTTGCAAGGTCCTTGCAAGAGCGTTCAAATATGCTGATCAAGATAAGTGAAGAGAAATCACAAGCTGAGGCAGAGATTGAGCATTTGAAGGGCAACATTGAGTCTTGTGAAAGGGAAATAAATTCACTCAAATACGAACTCCATGTTGTATCCAAAGAGCTAGAAATTCGTAATGAAGAAAAGAACATGTGTATGAGGTCTGCAGAAGCAGCAAACAAGCAGCATATGGAGggagttaaaaaaataactaagcTAGAAGCAGAATGCCAAAGATTACGTGGTCTTGTGCGGAAGAAGTTGCCTGGTCCAGCTGCACTTGCCCAAATGAAGCTAGAGGTTGAGAGTTTGGGCCGAGATTATGGAGAAACTAGACTAAGGAGGTCTCCTGTTAAGCCTTCTAGTCCACACATGTCCCCAGTTACTGAGTTTTCTCTTGAAAATGTACAGAAATACCAGAAGGAGAATGAATTCCTTACAGAGCGCTTGTTAGCAACGGAAGAAGAAACAAAGATGTTGAAAGAAGCTTTGGCAAAGCGTAATAGTGAATTGCAGACCTCAAGGAGTATGTGTGCTAAGACAGCAAGCAAGCTTCAAAGTTTAGAAGCACAACTTCAAATCAGCAATCAACAGAAAAGTTCACCGAAATCTGTTGTTCAGATAACAACTGAAGGTTCCTTCAGTCAAAATGCAAGCAATCCACCAAGCTTGACATCCATGTCTGAAGATGGGAATGATGATGACAGAAGCTGTGCTGAGTCTTGGGCTACAGCATTGATCTCTGAGCTCTCACAATTCAAGAAGGAGAAGAACAATGATAAATCAAACAAAGCTGAAAATCCAAACCATTTGAATCTTATGGATGACTTTTTGGAGATGGAGAAATTGGCTTGTTTGTCTAGTGATTCTAATGGAGCCATCTCCATGTCAGACTCTCCAAATGGTAAGATATCAGAAAGAGTGGACCATGATGCTTCAGAACTTGCTACCAGCAAGGACATCCAGTCCGAGCAGAAGTGTGATTCTAATGAGTTGGTAAACGATCAGCCATCTTCTAATGTAAAATTGTCAGAACTTAGTCCTGGATCTGATGCAGAGCAGCCGCCATTGATGAAGCTTCGGTCAAGAATCTCTAATCTGTTGGAGTCCATGTCCAAGGACACAAATATGGGCCAGATTTTGGAGGATATCAAACATGCTGTTGAGGAAACAAATGATACTCTTAACCAGCAGACTATAAATTGTATTCCTGAGGATTTTCATTGTTCAGATGCTAAATGTGATAGGCAGGCCAATCCAGAAGATGCCGGCTTAACTTCAGAGAAGGAGATTGCTTTGTCCCAGCCGACCAAAGATACTCTGCACATAATTAGTGAAGATTTGATGGCTGCCATTTCTCAGATTCATGACTTTGTCTTATTCTTGGGCAAAGAAGCAATGGGCGTTCATGACATGTCTCTTGATGGGAGTGGATTGAGCCAAAAGATTGAACAGTTCTCTGCCACCTTCAATAAAGTCATATGCAGCAATTTAAGTTTAATTGACTTTGTTCTTGACCTTTCACATGTTTTGGCCAAAGCCTGTGAACTGAGATTTAATGTTCTGGGCTTCAAAGGAACTGATGCAGAAACTAATAGTCCAGATTGCATTGACAAGATTGCATTACCAGAAAATAAGGTAGTTCAAAAGGATTCATCAAGTGAGAGATTACAAAATGGTTGCGCCCACATAGCGAATCCCACTTCGGACATTGATGTTCCAGATGATGGAAATATAGTGTCGGGCTATGATTCAAGTGCCACATCTTGCAAATTCTCATTGGAGGAGtttgaacaattgaaaacaGAGAAAGATAACCTTACAATGGATCTAGCACGATGCACAGAAAACCTGGAGATGACCAAGTCTCAGTTGCAGGAAACTGAGCAGCTTCTAGCAGAAGCTAAATCACAGTTGGCCTCTGCTAATAGGTCAAATAGCTTGTCTGAGACGCAGCTGAAGTGTATGGCAGAATCATACAGGTCACTTGAAACAAGGGCCCATGAGTTAGATACTGAGCTGAATCTTTTGCGAGTCAAGACAGAAACTGTGGAAAATGAgcttgaagaagaaaagaggaatCATCAAGATGCTTTGGCCAGATGCAAGGAACTTCAAGAGCAGTTGCAAAG GAATGAAAGCTGTTCCGTTTGTTCTTCCGCAGATAATGAACTCAAAACCAAGCAG GAAAAAGAATTGGCAGCTGCAGCAGAGAAGCTAGCTGAATGTCAAGAAACCATATTTCTTCTGGGAAAGCAGTTGAAATCGTTTCGACCTCAACCAGAATTCATGGGATCTCCATTCAGTGAAAGGAGTCACAGGGATGAAAGCTTCCCTGAGGATGAGCCCACTACGAGTGGCATGAACTTGCAAGAGTCTGAACAGACAGAGATGGAAAGTGGTGTTTCTGCTAATGCTTACAGGGTTGGAGCAGAGTCGCCCATGGATCTGTACAACTCCCCATGTAGCCCATCTGATGCTGATGCAAACCTCTTGAGATCACCAGTCAATTCGAAGAATCCAAAACACAGAACCACCAAGTCAGTTTCATCGTCTTCCTCTTCTGCTCCATCGTCAGAGAAACATCAACGTGGATTTAGCAGATTCTTTTCCTCAAAAGCAAAGAATGGTCACTAA
- the LOC107435842 gene encoding filament-like plant protein 4 isoform X1 produces MSLTARYKMDRRSWPWKKKSSDKAAAEKAAAAADAAAASLASARPQGEDNYKKPNYVQISVEQYSLLTHLENQVKTYEEQVQTLDDQIKDLNEKLSAANSEMTTKDNLVKQHAKVAEEAVSGWEKAEAEAIALKNHLESVTLSKLTVEDRASHLDGALKECMRQIRNLKEEHEQKLQEVVLTKTKQCDKIKLELETKIANLDQELLRSAAENASLARSLQERSNMLIKISEEKSQAEAEIEHLKGNIESCEREINSLKYELHVVSKELEIRNEEKNMCMRSAEAANKQHMEGVKKITKLEAECQRLRGLVRKKLPGPAALAQMKLEVESLGRDYGETRLRRSPVKPSSPHMSPVTEFSLENVQKYQKENEFLTERLLATEEETKMLKEALAKRNSELQTSRSMCAKTASKLQSLEAQLQISNQQKSSPKSVVQITTEGSFSQNASNPPSLTSMSEDGNDDDRSCAESWATALISELSQFKKEKNNDKSNKAENPNHLNLMDDFLEMEKLACLSSDSNGAISMSDSPNGKISERVDHDASELATSKDIQSEQKCDSNELVNDQPSSNVKLSELSPGSDAEQPPLMKLRSRISNLLESMSKDTNMGQILEDIKHAVEETNDTLNQQTINCIPEDFHCSDAKCDRQANPEDAGLTSEKEIALSQPTKDTLHIISEDLMAAISQIHDFVLFLGKEAMGVHDMSLDGSGLSQKIEQFSATFNKVICSNLSLIDFVLDLSHVLAKACELRFNVLGFKGTDAETNSPDCIDKIALPENKVVQKDSSSERLQNGCAHIANPTSDIDVPDDGNIVSGYDSSATSCKFSLEEFEQLKTEKDNLTMDLARCTENLEMTKSQLQETEQLLAEAKSQLASANRSNSLSETQLKCMAESYRSLETRAHELDTELNLLRVKTETVENELEEEKRNHQDALARCKELQEQLQRNESCSVCSSADNELKTKQEKELAAAAEKLAECQETIFLLGKQLKSFRPQPEFMGSPFSERSHRDESFPEDEPTTSGMNLQESEQTEMESGVSANAYRVGAESPMDLYNSPCSPSDADANLLRSPVNSKNPKHRTTKSVSSSSSSAPSSEKHQRGFSRFFSSKAKNGH; encoded by the exons ATGAGTCTG ACTGCAAGGTATAAAATGGATCGAAGGAGTTGGCCATGGAAGAAAAAATCATCTGACAAGGCTGCAGCAGAGAAAGCAGCTGCTGCAGCTGATGCGGCTGCTGCTTCTTTGGCTTCAGCTCGACCGCAGGGCGAG GATAActacaaaaaaccaaattatGTCCAAATCTCTGTGGAGCAATATTCACTTCTGACTCATCTGGAGAACCAGGTGAAGACGTATGAGGAACAGGTTCAAACTCTGGATGATCAGATAAAGGATTTGAATGAAAAGCTGTCAGCAGCCAATTCAGAGATGACTACAAAGGATAATCTGGTGAAACAGCATGCTAAGGTTGCTGAAGAAGCTGTTTCAG GTTGGGAAAAGGCTGAAGCAGAAGCTATTGCATTAAAAAATCATCTAGAATCTGTCACGCTTTCGAAGCTTACAGTTGAAGATCGAGCATCACATTTAGATGGTGCTCTAAAAGAGTGCATGCGACAAATACGAAATCTGAAGGAAGAACATGAACAGAAATTGCAAGAAGTAGTTCTTACCAAAACCAAACAGTGTGACAAGATAAAGCTTGAGCTGGAAACAAAGATAGCTAATTTAGACCAAGAACTCCTAAGATCTGCTGCTGAAAATGCTTCTCTTGCAAGGTCCTTGCAAGAGCGTTCAAATATGCTGATCAAGATAAGTGAAGAGAAATCACAAGCTGAGGCAGAGATTGAGCATTTGAAGGGCAACATTGAGTCTTGTGAAAGGGAAATAAATTCACTCAAATACGAACTCCATGTTGTATCCAAAGAGCTAGAAATTCGTAATGAAGAAAAGAACATGTGTATGAGGTCTGCAGAAGCAGCAAACAAGCAGCATATGGAGggagttaaaaaaataactaagcTAGAAGCAGAATGCCAAAGATTACGTGGTCTTGTGCGGAAGAAGTTGCCTGGTCCAGCTGCACTTGCCCAAATGAAGCTAGAGGTTGAGAGTTTGGGCCGAGATTATGGAGAAACTAGACTAAGGAGGTCTCCTGTTAAGCCTTCTAGTCCACACATGTCCCCAGTTACTGAGTTTTCTCTTGAAAATGTACAGAAATACCAGAAGGAGAATGAATTCCTTACAGAGCGCTTGTTAGCAACGGAAGAAGAAACAAAGATGTTGAAAGAAGCTTTGGCAAAGCGTAATAGTGAATTGCAGACCTCAAGGAGTATGTGTGCTAAGACAGCAAGCAAGCTTCAAAGTTTAGAAGCACAACTTCAAATCAGCAATCAACAGAAAAGTTCACCGAAATCTGTTGTTCAGATAACAACTGAAGGTTCCTTCAGTCAAAATGCAAGCAATCCACCAAGCTTGACATCCATGTCTGAAGATGGGAATGATGATGACAGAAGCTGTGCTGAGTCTTGGGCTACAGCATTGATCTCTGAGCTCTCACAATTCAAGAAGGAGAAGAACAATGATAAATCAAACAAAGCTGAAAATCCAAACCATTTGAATCTTATGGATGACTTTTTGGAGATGGAGAAATTGGCTTGTTTGTCTAGTGATTCTAATGGAGCCATCTCCATGTCAGACTCTCCAAATGGTAAGATATCAGAAAGAGTGGACCATGATGCTTCAGAACTTGCTACCAGCAAGGACATCCAGTCCGAGCAGAAGTGTGATTCTAATGAGTTGGTAAACGATCAGCCATCTTCTAATGTAAAATTGTCAGAACTTAGTCCTGGATCTGATGCAGAGCAGCCGCCATTGATGAAGCTTCGGTCAAGAATCTCTAATCTGTTGGAGTCCATGTCCAAGGACACAAATATGGGCCAGATTTTGGAGGATATCAAACATGCTGTTGAGGAAACAAATGATACTCTTAACCAGCAGACTATAAATTGTATTCCTGAGGATTTTCATTGTTCAGATGCTAAATGTGATAGGCAGGCCAATCCAGAAGATGCCGGCTTAACTTCAGAGAAGGAGATTGCTTTGTCCCAGCCGACCAAAGATACTCTGCACATAATTAGTGAAGATTTGATGGCTGCCATTTCTCAGATTCATGACTTTGTCTTATTCTTGGGCAAAGAAGCAATGGGCGTTCATGACATGTCTCTTGATGGGAGTGGATTGAGCCAAAAGATTGAACAGTTCTCTGCCACCTTCAATAAAGTCATATGCAGCAATTTAAGTTTAATTGACTTTGTTCTTGACCTTTCACATGTTTTGGCCAAAGCCTGTGAACTGAGATTTAATGTTCTGGGCTTCAAAGGAACTGATGCAGAAACTAATAGTCCAGATTGCATTGACAAGATTGCATTACCAGAAAATAAGGTAGTTCAAAAGGATTCATCAAGTGAGAGATTACAAAATGGTTGCGCCCACATAGCGAATCCCACTTCGGACATTGATGTTCCAGATGATGGAAATATAGTGTCGGGCTATGATTCAAGTGCCACATCTTGCAAATTCTCATTGGAGGAGtttgaacaattgaaaacaGAGAAAGATAACCTTACAATGGATCTAGCACGATGCACAGAAAACCTGGAGATGACCAAGTCTCAGTTGCAGGAAACTGAGCAGCTTCTAGCAGAAGCTAAATCACAGTTGGCCTCTGCTAATAGGTCAAATAGCTTGTCTGAGACGCAGCTGAAGTGTATGGCAGAATCATACAGGTCACTTGAAACAAGGGCCCATGAGTTAGATACTGAGCTGAATCTTTTGCGAGTCAAGACAGAAACTGTGGAAAATGAgcttgaagaagaaaagaggaatCATCAAGATGCTTTGGCCAGATGCAAGGAACTTCAAGAGCAGTTGCAAAG GAATGAAAGCTGTTCCGTTTGTTCTTCCGCAGATAATGAACTCAAAACCAAGCAG GAAAAAGAATTGGCAGCTGCAGCAGAGAAGCTAGCTGAATGTCAAGAAACCATATTTCTTCTGGGAAAGCAGTTGAAATCGTTTCGACCTCAACCAGAATTCATGGGATCTCCATTCAGTGAAAGGAGTCACAGGGATGAAAGCTTCCCTGAGGATGAGCCCACTACGAGTGGCATGAACTTGCAAGAGTCTGAACAGACAGAGATGGAAAGTGGTGTTTCTGCTAATGCTTACAGGGTTGGAGCAGAGTCGCCCATGGATCTGTACAACTCCCCATGTAGCCCATCTGATGCTGATGCAAACCTCTTGAGATCACCAGTCAATTCGAAGAATCCAAAACACAGAACCACCAAGTCAGTTTCATCGTCTTCCTCTTCTGCTCCATCGTCAGAGAAACATCAACGTGGATTTAGCAGATTCTTTTCCTCAAAAGCAAAGAATGGTCACTAA